Proteins from a single region of Sylvia atricapilla isolate bSylAtr1 chromosome 7, bSylAtr1.pri, whole genome shotgun sequence:
- the NDUFA10 gene encoding NADH dehydrogenase [ubiquinone] 1 alpha subcomplex subunit 10, mitochondrial — protein MSLWVSRLGRAAAAPGRWGSFGPGSAALGSVLPGARIHTSPEQSLQYGWLAYVLGERASKKFTEHSKIFTVEGNLSSGKGKLAQQIAEKLGMKYFPEADIHYQDRISGDGKLLPEKFNGFCNLEKFYTEPKSPDGHSYRLQYWIFGNRVLQYADALEHLLSTGQGVVLERSPYSDFVFLDAMLKQGYVHKRCLDHYKEVKEISVSEFLPPHLVIYVDVPVPEVQKKIQEKGKPYEKKVSPSYLQSIEDAYKRTFLPEISESSEVLQYTATAAEDVEKVIEDIEYLKFDKGPWMEQDDVSFHHLRLYVQDKAGVLDSVSIPRFVPEITIGGTEYDRIYYEYRALPGRKFRPGYNADVGDKWIWLK, from the exons ATGTCCTTGTGGGTGTCCCGGCTCGgccgggccgcggccgcccccggcCGGTGGGGCAGCTTCGGGCCGGGGAGCGCTGCGCTGGGCTCCGTCCTGCCGGGG GCAAGAATccacaccagccctgagcagagcctgcagtACGGGTGGCTGGCCTATGTCTTGGGAGAAAGGGCCAGCAAGAAGttcacagagcacagcaaaatCTTCACAGTGGAGGGGAATCTGTCTTCTGGGAAGGGCAAGCTGGCCCAGCAAATTGCAGAAAAACTGG GAATGAAGTACTTCCCTGAGGCGGACATCCACTACCAGGACAGGATCTCGGGGGACGGGAAGCTGCTGCCTGAGAAGTTCAATGGTTTCTGTAACCTGGAGAAGTTCTACACAGAGCCCAAGTCTCCCGACGGGCACTCGTACCGCCTGCAGTACTGGATCTTTGGGAACCGTGTCCTGCAGTATGCCGACGCCTTGGAGCACCTGCTCAGCACAG GTCAAGGCGTGGTGCTGGAGCGCTCTCCCTACAGTGACTTTGTGTTCCTGGATGCTATGTTAAAGCAGGGATATGTCCACAAGAGAT GCCTTGATCACTACAAAGAGGTCAAGGAGATCAGCGTTTCTGAGTTTCTGCCACCTCACTTGGTCATTTATGTAGATGTGCCTGTCCCAGAGGTGCAGAAGAAGATTCAAGAGAAAGGCAAG ccaTATGAGAAAAAGGTGTCTCCTTCTTATCTCCAGAGCATTGAGGATGCTTACAAGAGGACCTTCCTACCAGAGATCAG TGAGAGCAGTGAAGTTCTGCAGTACACAGCAACTGCAGCTGAGGATGTGGAGAAG GTAATTGAAGACATTGAGTACCTGAAGTTTGACAAGGGGCCATGGATGGAGCAAGATGATGTTTCTTTCCATCACCTGAGACTTTA tgtGCAGGACAAAGCTGGAGTGCTGGATTCCGTGTCCATCCCGCGCTTCGTCCCCGAGATCACCATTGGCGGCACCGAGTATGACAGGATCTATTACGAGTACCGAGCG CTCCCGGGGCGCAAGTTCAGGCCAGGCTACAATGCTGATGTTGGGGACAAGTGGATCTGGCTGAAATGA